One window of Pelobates fuscus isolate aPelFus1 chromosome 9, aPelFus1.pri, whole genome shotgun sequence genomic DNA carries:
- the BMP15 gene encoding bone morphogenetic protein 15, with translation MLYRISCESIPKMPGPPRHLLLFILFISPITLDTGGEALRAVIRSSSLPLIRTLHEYGPQEPHMALRRGLNMQHLRFMMDLYRRSAGSNGRPMRGRHVGAAVRLVRPVNQASFIMDGHWHIQNVTFSLQDVIKAERLVRATLMHPRSTHLSNACLSSKVDILSNAGPSLRTKISTRNPRFVETDLTTYLQPLIEDSKKTFKLELQIICRKVKMQPSNLMTVSQSYIPFLLLYLNHSLQSVAEEDRMKAEEKNRSESSLLLRKPRQAGSIGTKLPKFSSPNLVSKSRCVLRPFWVSFHQLGWDHWIIAPHRYNPGYCKGDCPRVLHSGYNSPNHAIIQNFINQVVDGSVPRPSCVPYSYGPISVLMIEPEGKILYKEYENMIAESCTCR, from the exons ATGCTATATAGGATCAGCTGTGAAAGTATACCCAAGATGCCTGGACCTCCCCGCCACTTGCTGCTGTTTATTCTCTTTATTAGTCCAATAACTCTAGACACTGGTGGGGAAGCATTGAGGGCCGTGATACGCTCCAGTTCTCTGCCTCTGATCCGGACACTGCATGAATATGGGCCACAGGAACCACATATGGCACTCCGACGTGGCCTCAACATGCAGCACCTGCGTTTTATGATGGACCTCTACAGAAGATCTGCAGGTAGTAATGGGAGGCCAATGCGTGGGAGGCATGTAGGAGCGGCAGTGAGGTTGGTGAGGCCTGTCAACCAGGCATCTTTTATTATGG ATGGTCACTGGCATATACAGAATGTGACGTTCAGTTTGCAAGATGTGATTAAAGCAGAGCGGTTGGTGAGGGCTACTTTAATGCATCCTCGTTCAACACATCTGTCTAATGCCTGCCTCTCAAGCAAAGTGGATATTCTCTCAAATGCTGGTCCTTCACTGAGGACCAAAATTTCCACTAGAAATCCTAGGTTTGTTGAGACTGATCTCACAACCTATCTCCAGCCTCTGATCGAAGACTCCAAGAAGACTTTTAAACTTGAACTGCAAATAATCTGCAGGAAAGTTAAAATGCAACCCTCAAATCTGATGACTGTCTCTCAGTCTTACATCCCGTTCTTGCTTCTCTATCTCAACCACTCATTACAAAGCGTAGCAGAGGAGGACAGGATGAAAGCTGAGGAGAAAAATAGAAGCGAGTCAAGCCTGCTTCTTAGGAAACCTCGTCAAGCAGGGAGTATAGGCACCAAGCTTCCAAAATTCTCCAGCCCAAATTTAGTGTCAAAGAGCCGGTGTGTCTTACGCCCATTCTGGGTCAGCTTCCACCAGTTGGGATGGGACCACTGGATCATTGCTCCACACAGGTATAATCCTGGTTACTGCAAGGGGGACTGCCCTAGGGTTCTTCACTCAGGGTATAATTCTCCCAATCATGCCATCATCCAGAACTTTATAAATCAGGTTGTTGATGGGAGTGTCCCGCGTCCATCTTGTGTCCCATATTCCTATGGCCCAATTAGTGTACTCATGATTGAACCCGAAGGGAAGATTCTGTACAAGGAGTATGAAAATATGATTGCGGAATCTTGCACATGTAGATGA